In Desulfovibrio inopinatus DSM 10711, the sequence TTTGCTTCAGACCGCCTGGATGCATGACATCTTGGCAGGCGGCCTGAACATCGGCACACTCATACGGTGAGGCCATGATCATTTGTCTTCCAACAATCGCTCCACATCAAGCATCTTACCCATGGCCAATTCTTCAGGAATAATCACTTGTTTGCACTTCGGGCACACAGGTAATTCCACGTCAAAAACGCTTTCCAGATACTCAAGCTGAACCGGAGCTGGTACCATAGGTTCGTCACAAGTGACACATCGCCACCCGGCATATTTTTCAATTAATTCAGGGAATCGTTGCATACTATCTGTCCCGTTGCATCCTGAAAGGTTGCTTTTCTCTCCTGTCAGACATGGTATGCCCTATGCCTGACGGAAGAAATTACGCATCGTAGTTCTTTGTAACCAATCGCATTCTGTGGCTCCACGCTCTCAAAATAGCATATTTGTTATCTCCAAGCGGTTTATACTCAAGCCAGTATGTCACCGCAGCTGGAGAATGCGAAGCGATATGGACGCCGGTATCAGGGTTCATCACCTGCTTGTTGTTGGACTCGGCAAATTGAATAACCCGTTTGATATCACTCGCCAGAATGCGTCTGCTGTCAATAAGATCCTGAACTTCCTGAGACAGCTCCAGAGTCATAGCATCAAGAGCTTCAGTCATGGGCGATGCTCCCCAGATGGTTTCAAGACAGGTATTTTTTAAACGGGCGCGAGTTTCTTGACGGTCGGCCATGCCGGGCGTCGCCCGCATAAGAGGATAGGTGCTGGTGATTGATTCAGATGCTGCAGACTCGGGAAAGATATAATCCAATGCATAAAACACATTTTTCCCATTTCGAGACAGACTATCTCGACACATGGCACAGTAGGCTAAAAATGGAAGTTCCGATTGACCGACTCGGCGGTCCACGACCTTGGACGCCATAGCTGGGTGAGCAGAATCCATCAAACCACCGTACCCGCAACATTCAGTGTAGGCACCTGTCAATTCCGGTTCGGTGATATCGAGTTGAAGTCGTGCAAAGATCCGTCTGGCCGCTTCTTGAATGGCAGGTGCGTGACGCGTCGAACACGGGTCATGCAACATCAGTTCGCTGGGGTGCCCCGCCGGCAATGTCGAGGGCATTGATTCGGTCATGGTTTTATCAAGGATTTCCCACAGCGAAACCGTACGAGCATCGGGAAGAAGCTTGGCCAATTCTGTCAAACACGACGGACATGCGGCAATAATGGTCGGATTACCAAGCTCGCCCAGCGCCTTTTTCAGCAATTCCGCATGCTTTTCGGTGAGATCTGGACGTCCGGCCCAATATGCGGGAGTACCACAACAGGAGAGAAGCAATCCCACTCCCCCGGGAAGCACATCTTTTTGTGAACGAAGATGTTCATAGACACTCAGAACATGATCGGGCGATGATGCACTGAGCTGACAACCAGGCATAAAAACATAGGCACTCGCGTCAGTTCCAGGCTCATGTTTCGCAAGAAAAAAGGCATCCGAGGCATTGTATTCAAATTCTCGTAAAACATAGTCATGTGCGGAGGCCGGCATACGATCGGTTGCTGTCATTTCGCACCGAGACAAATAACAATACTCGGCCATGCTGAACCCGGAAGGACAAACTTCTTTGCACAGGTCACAAAAGCTACACGAATCGATCATGAGGTTGGCTTTGCGCTGTCCATACACAACCGACAAGTTATTATAAATTTCGCGAGCGTACTTTTTGGGATAGCCTTTGTAATGCTCAAGATATGCGCAAACCTTCACACACTCAAGACACTCACATTGCAGACAACGTTTGGCCTCTTGCGCAGCTTGTTCCGCTGTCAGACCAACGTTTTGGTCGAAAGGTACAGCCTCCAGCGGCTCTACATCTTCAATGGACGTAAATAAACGTGTGCTACACGGTCCCTCTTTTTCACGAGAAGCCGTCAACGACGCACCTTGCATAAGCCGTTCTACAGACAATCCCGCTTTACGGCCGTGAAAAGCCGCCGTAACAGGAGAATATGATGCAACGTCTTTAAAAAAGCCGCCGAGGAAAAATTTTGGAATTGATGTTGCCATTGATACGCTATCGAAAACCGGAGCACCGTTTTCATCAGCTTCAATACCAAATAAAGTCGCCGCATCGACAAGACTGGGCGTATCGCACCCAGCATACACGGCGCTGTATTCGGGAAGCAAGGTATCAAGCAACGCGCGGTCAAAAGAGCTAACGACTTCAATAACCACACCGCGTTTTTCGAGGCTGGCAAAGCCATTCTCAATAACGTCTTTGGGCAAAAATTTGTCGTCAAACTCTAGCAAAAAGCCCCCGCGCTCATTTTCGAGACAGTACATCGTCACGGGATAGGCTTTCGTCGAAATATCCCAAGCCATCGTCATGGAACTGAGTCCGGCACCAAGAACAGCAATGCGCTTGTCTTTTGGTGGACGCCGGAGAAATCGATCATTGGGCTCCGAGAGAGTAACACAAGCTCGTTCCACATCGCCAATGTTGACCGGATCACCGACTTCTTGCCGTTTACATTCTTTCCGACACGGTTGATCACAGATGCGTCCGAGGATATCGGGAAGCGGCATGGTTTTCGCGAGTACTTTACGCGCTGCGTCAAGCTGCCCGGCTTCCATATGAGCCATAAATGGTCGCACATCAATATGCAGCGGACAAGCGGCTTTGCAGTATGCCGGTTCATCCTGGATGCAGCGACCTTCAAATGTACGAAGTACCTGTTGTTCCATGATGTGATTTCCGTCGGCGGTACAAGCCGCCTCTGGCTTGGGGAGGGTTTTGGTGAAAAAGCCCGGTCCGGGCGTAGACCCGGACCGGGACAAAGAGCTTACAAAACGGCAGCCACTATTTTTTCAGAGCGGCAAGCACTTTTTCAGGACGTGCGGGCAGGTGCGTGATGCGGGCGCCGCAAGCCTGGTAGATAGCATTGCTGATGGAAGCATGGGGGCTGGTCAGCGGAAGTTCGCCAACACCGGCCGCACCGTGCGGACCATCTTTACGCGGGGAATCAGCGTAGATGATTTCCATTTCATCAGGAATCTGCTTGATGTAAGGAAGACCAGCGCCGGCCAGCGTGGAATGCTTCTTGATGTCTTCGTAGTCTTCGGTAAGAGCCAGCCCGATACCTTGAGCAAGGCCGCCCCAGATCTGACCATCAACAGTCAGCTTGTTAGCGAGTTCGCCGACGTCAGCAGCAAGAGTCATCTTTTCAACGGTGGTAACACCGGTGTTCACGTCAACAGCGACTTCAGCCATGAAGATGCCGTACATGTAGATGACGAAGGGTTTGCCCTGGCCGGTTTCGGGATCGCAGTGAGTACCTTCGGTGGCAGTCCAGTTACCTTCAACCTTGGTGGGTTTGCCGGCAGCGACTTGTTCGTCGTAGTTACGGAACGTGCCGTCGTCTTTCTTCAGGGCTTCCATCAGGTTTTCACAAGCAACGCGGATGGCGTTACCGACCATGACCTGCGAACGGGAACCACCAGCAGGACCAGCGACAGGCTGTTTGTCGGTGTTCGGCCAGGTGAACTTCAGAAGCTCAGGAGCAACGCCCATGGGCTTCAGAGTTTCGTGAGCCGTGCTGATTGCACCGATGTCAGCGCCCTGACCATGGTCTTCCCAAGCGGTACCGATGGTGATGGTGCCGTCAGCGTGCAGTTCAGCGTATGCGCCAGCGCCGTCAGGACCGTCAAGACCGCAGCCATACACACCAATGGAGAGGCCAACGCCTTTTTTGATCGTGTCGGTGGACTCGGCTTTGGCTTTCTTCACAGCGGCTTCGTATTTAGGACGAAGCTGATCCATCAACGGAGGCAGCGCAAAGGATTCAGGAATCTGACCGGTGGGGTTCGTGGAACCTTCACGGTAGATGTTTTTGTAGCGCAGATCGAACGGATCCATGCCGAGCTTTTCAGCCAGCATATCCATCAGAACTTCCGAGGAGAACTCGGACTGGGGCGAACCGTAACCGCGGAAAGCCGAACCCCAAGCATGGTTGGTGCAGACTGTGCGACCAACACCACGGATGTTGGGGATGTTGTAACCAGCACCGACGAACTGAACACCGCGCAGGGTCAGCAAGTCACCGAATTCGGAGTACGGACCGTGGTCACAAGACCAGTCAGCGTCCATGGCTTTAAGCGTGCCGTCTTTGTCAGCAGCCATTTTGACGTTGACGAACCAGGGCGAACGTTTACCGGTGTAGGTCTGCTGCTGGAAGTAGTTGTAGCGCAGGTGGCAGGGACGTCCAGTAGCCATGGTGGCGGCGCCGACCAGAGCTTCCATGGTGGGGCTGAACTTGTAACCGAACGTGCCACCCATGGGGTTGGCAACCAGAACGATCTGATCAGCTTCAAGACCCAGACCAGGAGCGATCATGAGCAGGTGCAGGTGAACACCGATGGATTTGGAATGAATGTAGAGCTTACCATCGTCGCCCATGTAGGCGAAACCGACGTCCGGTTCGATGGGCAGGTGAGGCTGACGGCCAACGTAGAAGTCGCCTTCCACGGTAACATCGGCGCCATCAAAGATCGGCTTGGTGTCTTCGCCTTTCTTGTTGTAGCATTCGTAGTAAACGTTCGGTGTGCCGGGGTGGATTTCAATGGCGTCTTCAGCCATGGCATCCAGGGCATTCATGTATTCGGGCAGTTCTTCCAGGTCCACTTTGACCTTGGCAGCAGCGGCACGAGCGTTGGCTTCGTTGTCGGCGCAAACGATGGCGATAGCATCACCAAATTGGAAGATCTTTTCGTCGCACAGGATAGGACGATCCCAGCCGTCACCTTTGTTGGTCGGGAAGGTGATCAGACCGGTGATGCGGTTTTTGCCTTTGATGTCTTTGTGGGTGATGACTTTAACAACACCAGGCATCTTTTCGGCTTCGGAGGTGTCGATGCCTTTAATGTTGGCGTGAGACACTTCAGCCTGAACCAAGGCGCAATGCAAGGTGTCTTCGGGCATTTTGAGACCGAGGTCTGCACCGTAGTCCAAGGTACCCGTAACTTTGGCAATCGCCGTGGGACGGGGATAGTTGCTTCCCCAGATGCTGCCGTTGGCGGGCATCTTGAAGTCGAAATCTTCCATGGACATTTCGCCACGGAGAACTTTGGCGGCGTCCATAACGGCGTCAACCAAGGGCTTGTAACCGGTGCAACGACAGGCGTTTTTGTGCTTCTGGAACCAATCGCGAACTTCTTCACGGGTAGGAGAAGGATTGGAATCAAGCAGTCCTTTGGCGGACACGATGAAACCGGGCGAGCAGAAGCCGCACTGAGCAGCACCGTGAGCCATCCATGCTTTCTGAATGGGGTGCATGTCGGCAGGTGTGCCGATGCCTTCAATAGTAGTGATGCTTGCACCGTCAGCAACACGTTTCATTTTAACGATACAGGAACGGACAACTTTGCCGTCGAGGATAACACTACAGGCACCGCACTGTCCCTGATCACAACCAACTTTAACGCCAGTCAGGCCAAGCTGATTGCGCAGCACTTTGGACAGCATGTCTTCGGCATTGACGAACAGGTTACGTTCGACGCCATTGACGGTAATAACTTTTTGAATCATTGTACAAGAACTCCTTTGGGTTGACACAAGGGGTGGCGAAACGGCCGGCTCATGCTCTCAAAAACGCGCGAACGTTGATTGCATAAGTTAGGGTTGTGCCGTTTCGTCAATTTACAACCACGCCTGCCATGACCAACGCCCGATACAAAATCGGATTTGGCCGGGGGGGGAGAAATTATTGCCTGACGATCTGTCTATTTGCCGAATCCGCATATCGGATAGCGACAGGTCTCGCAGCCGGCACACAGTCCACCGTGTCCGAGCCCGATAATATCGCGACGAGTAACGGTTTCACCTGCGACAAGCCGCGGTGCGACAAGATCGAAAATGCTTGCTTTGGAGTACATGACACAGCCGGGAAGCCCCATCACGGGGATATCTCCCAAATACGCCAACATGAACATGGCTCCAGGGAATGTCGGCGCACCGTAGGTGACAACATCTGCACCAAGAGCACGAATGGCACTTGGAGTCTGATCATCAGGATCAACGGACATGCCGCCAGTCAAGGCGATCATGTCTGCTCCTTCTTCCAGGAGGCTTCTGACAGCATCAATGGCCATGCTTGTATCGTCGGGCACAAAAGCCTGGCGAAGGATTGAGCATCCCATTTTTTCAAATTTCTTTTTGAGAATAGGTCCGAAAGCGTCTTTAATGCGTCCGTGATAAACTTCACTCCCGGTCGTGACAACACCGACCTGCAAAGGACGAAAAGGTTTAATCGTAACAATTGGACCATAATTTGCACAAATATTTTCAACACGTTCGACTTTTTCGTTCACAACGGCTAAAGGAACAACACGAGTTCCAGCAACTTGACGACCAACCGTCACAGCTTGGTTGCCATGAATAGTTGCGAAAACAATTTCTTCTTCGCTGTTGATTTCAAACAGCGCGTCAGTGTTGATTTTCAACAGGCCATCGATTTCGGCATGCAGGTTGATCCGGCCTTCACATACAGAGGATAAAGACAAATGCTCACCCTTCGCCGCTTTCGCCATGCGCTTGGCCGCATCGTCTTCATGAACAAAGCCATCGTTCAGATCGAAGACATATATATGTTCTTTTCCAAGACTCAGCAGCTTGGGAACATCCGTGTTCGAAATAATATGTCCACGTTTAAACGCTCTCCCCTTGAACTTGCCAGGAACAATCTGGGTGATGTCGTGACACAGGACTGTCCCTACAGCCTGCTCCACCGGAATCGCTTTCATACCGAATCTCCACTTGGTGCGCTTTTCGCGCCCCTTCGACCTGTCGTCGGTTGCCGTATATCAAGATACGAGGAGCTTGCCTCGGTTTCCTTTTTTCGTTAGCTCGAAAAGGTATGTCACGTTTGGCATAAAACCCGTGCTTTGAGTATCGGGTCAAGACAAGAACAACACTTTTTTTGACAATATTC encodes:
- a CDS encoding DVU_1557 family redox protein; this encodes MQRFPELIEKYAGWRCVTCDEPMVPAPVQLEYLESVFDVELPVCPKCKQVIIPEELAMGKMLDVERLLEDK
- a CDS encoding pyridine nucleotide-disulfide oxidoreductase/dicluster-binding protein; its protein translation is MEQQVLRTFEGRCIQDEPAYCKAACPLHIDVRPFMAHMEAGQLDAARKVLAKTMPLPDILGRICDQPCRKECKRQEVGDPVNIGDVERACVTLSEPNDRFLRRPPKDKRIAVLGAGLSSMTMAWDISTKAYPVTMYCLENERGGFLLEFDDKFLPKDVIENGFASLEKRGVVIEVVSSFDRALLDTLLPEYSAVYAGCDTPSLVDAATLFGIEADENGAPVFDSVSMATSIPKFFLGGFFKDVASYSPVTAAFHGRKAGLSVERLMQGASLTASREKEGPCSTRLFTSIEDVEPLEAVPFDQNVGLTAEQAAQEAKRCLQCECLECVKVCAYLEHYKGYPKKYAREIYNNLSVVYGQRKANLMIDSCSFCDLCKEVCPSGFSMAEYCYLSRCEMTATDRMPASAHDYVLREFEYNASDAFFLAKHEPGTDASAYVFMPGCQLSASSPDHVLSVYEHLRSQKDVLPGGVGLLLSCCGTPAYWAGRPDLTEKHAELLKKALGELGNPTIIAACPSCLTELAKLLPDARTVSLWEILDKTMTESMPSTLPAGHPSELMLHDPCSTRHAPAIQEAARRIFARLQLDITEPELTGAYTECCGYGGLMDSAHPAMASKVVDRRVGQSELPFLAYCAMCRDSLSRNGKNVFYALDYIFPESAASESITSTYPLMRATPGMADRQETRARLKNTCLETIWGASPMTEALDAMTLELSQEVQDLIDSRRILASDIKRVIQFAESNNKQVMNPDTGVHIASHSPAAVTYWLEYKPLGDNKYAILRAWSHRMRLVTKNYDA
- a CDS encoding molybdopterin-dependent aldehyde oxidoreductase — encoded protein: MIQKVITVNGVERNLFVNAEDMLSKVLRNQLGLTGVKVGCDQGQCGACSVILDGKVVRSCIVKMKRVADGASITTIEGIGTPADMHPIQKAWMAHGAAQCGFCSPGFIVSAKGLLDSNPSPTREEVRDWFQKHKNACRCTGYKPLVDAVMDAAKVLRGEMSMEDFDFKMPANGSIWGSNYPRPTAIAKVTGTLDYGADLGLKMPEDTLHCALVQAEVSHANIKGIDTSEAEKMPGVVKVITHKDIKGKNRITGLITFPTNKGDGWDRPILCDEKIFQFGDAIAIVCADNEANARAAAAKVKVDLEELPEYMNALDAMAEDAIEIHPGTPNVYYECYNKKGEDTKPIFDGADVTVEGDFYVGRQPHLPIEPDVGFAYMGDDGKLYIHSKSIGVHLHLLMIAPGLGLEADQIVLVANPMGGTFGYKFSPTMEALVGAATMATGRPCHLRYNYFQQQTYTGKRSPWFVNVKMAADKDGTLKAMDADWSCDHGPYSEFGDLLTLRGVQFVGAGYNIPNIRGVGRTVCTNHAWGSAFRGYGSPQSEFSSEVLMDMLAEKLGMDPFDLRYKNIYREGSTNPTGQIPESFALPPLMDQLRPKYEAAVKKAKAESTDTIKKGVGLSIGVYGCGLDGPDGAGAYAELHADGTITIGTAWEDHGQGADIGAISTAHETLKPMGVAPELLKFTWPNTDKQPVAGPAGGSRSQVMVGNAIRVACENLMEALKKDDGTFRNYDEQVAAGKPTKVEGNWTATEGTHCDPETGQGKPFVIYMYGIFMAEVAVDVNTGVTTVEKMTLAADVGELANKLTVDGQIWGGLAQGIGLALTEDYEDIKKHSTLAGAGLPYIKQIPDEMEIIYADSPRKDGPHGAAGVGELPLTSPHASISNAIYQACGARITHLPARPEKVLAALKK
- a CDS encoding molybdopterin-binding protein, with the protein product MKAIPVEQAVGTVLCHDITQIVPGKFKGRAFKRGHIISNTDVPKLLSLGKEHIYVFDLNDGFVHEDDAAKRMAKAAKGEHLSLSSVCEGRINLHAEIDGLLKINTDALFEINSEEEIVFATIHGNQAVTVGRQVAGTRVVPLAVVNEKVERVENICANYGPIVTIKPFRPLQVGVVTTGSEVYHGRIKDAFGPILKKKFEKMGCSILRQAFVPDDTSMAIDAVRSLLEEGADMIALTGGMSVDPDDQTPSAIRALGADVVTYGAPTFPGAMFMLAYLGDIPVMGLPGCVMYSKASIFDLVAPRLVAGETVTRRDIIGLGHGGLCAGCETCRYPICGFGK